From Jiangella mangrovi:
GCGTCATGCCGACGCGGTTGCCGGCGAACCGGTTGCCGGTGATCAGCACGCCACCCGACGCGTTGGCGTTCTCGAAGCCGACGGCGTTGCGCTCGGCGACGTTGCCGGTGACGACGGCGTCGCAGTCGACGCACTGGCCGAGGTAGAGCCCGGAGTCCGCCCCGCCCGACGCGTAGCTGTCGATGATCGCGCCGTGCTGGGAGTGGAACGCATAGATGCCGTACAGGCCGTTGTTCGTCGACGTGACGTTGCGGACCTCGTAGCGCTGCAGCAGCTCCTCCTCCGGCGCGGCGCTGGAGTAGCCGTCGCCGGGGACGGTGCCGGACGCGTCGTGCACGCCGGAGATCAGCACCCCGGCCAGCGTGTACCGGGTGGTCGTGAGGTTCTGTACCCGCACGCCGTCGGCGATGCCGAGGATCCCGATGGACCGCTCGCCCTCACCGTCGACGACGACGGCGTTGCGGTCGGCGCCGCGGATGGTGACGTCGGTCTTGTCGACGACGACGGCCTCGGGGTACGTGCCCGCATCGATCAGCACCATGCCACCCGGGGCGACGGCGTCGACGGCGGCAGCGATCGTGGCCGCGTCGGCCGGCACCCGGACCAGCTCGGCGCCGCCGTCGGTCGGCGTGGCGTCCGGGGAGCCGCCGCCGTCCCCGTCGCCGTCGCCGTCGCTCGAACACGCCGTCACGAGCAGCAGAAGGACGAGGAGGCCGGCAGGCCGGAGACGGTTGCGCACCCCGGAACGGTAAGCACAGCCCGGTCGCGCCCGCCGCCGGTTCGGCGAAAAGTGATCAAACCGGCGGCCGGGTTGTCGTAACCGGCACACCGTCGTTCGTCTCCTGGGTAGAAAGGCCACACGGGCCGAGACACCCAGGAGGACCATATGAGCGTGCAGCCGACCCCCGCGCACTACCGCCGCGTCACCCCCTGCCTCGTCGTCGACGGGGCGGCGAAGGCGCTCGAGTTCTACGCCGAGGTGTTCGGCGCGACCGAGCGGATGCGGTTCCCCGGGCCTGGCGACAGCGTCGCGCACGCCGAGATCGAGATCGGCGACTCGGTGCTGATCGTCGAGGACGCGTCGCCGATGATGGGCACCGAGGCGCCGCCGGCCGGCGGGCTGCCGGGGTCGCCGTCGTTCCTGTTCCTCTACGTCGCGGACGTCGACGCCGTCGTCGCCCGCGCCGTCGAGCTGGGGGCGACGCTGAAGCGGGCACCCGAGGACCAGTTCTACGGCGACCGCGACGGCTTCGTCGTCGACCCGTTCGGGCACGGCTGGACCATCGCGACGCACGTCGAGGACGTCGAGCCCGAGGAGCTGGGCCGCCGCCTGGCCGCGCTGCAGGGAGCCTGACTACATGAAGTACGTGCTGTTGTTCGTCGACACCGAGCAGTTCCACGCCGACCTTCAGGCTATGACGCCCGACGACCGCGCCCGCGCGTTCGGGCTGGTCGACGCGTGGGTGGCCGAGCACCGCGGCGTCATCCGCGGCGGCAACAAGCTCCAGGACGCCCACACCGCGACCACCGTCCGCCTCGACGGGCCGGAGCCGGTCGTCACCGACGGACCGTTCGTCGAGGGCAAGGAGGTCGTGAGCGGCTACTTCGAGATCGAGGTCGCCGATCTCGACGAGGCGCTGCGCATGGCGAAGAGCTGGCCGGGCTGCCCGGTGATCGAGATCCGGCCGCTGGAGTCATGACGGCGGCAGGCCCGGCTCGCGACGAGGCGGCCTACGACGAGCTGGCCCGCACCGTGCGCGAGCACGCGGGCCGGCTCGCGACCGCCCTGGTCCGGCTGATCGGCGACTTCGGCGCCGCCGAGGACCTGGTCCAGGACGCCGTCGTCGAGGCGCTGCGGCGGTGGCCTGTCGACGGCATCCCGGACCGGCCGGACGCCTGGCTGTTCACCGTCGCCCGGCGCCGCGGCCTCGACGTGCTGCGCCGCGAGGCCCGCTACCGCGAGAAGCTGGCCCAGGTGCAGTGGCCGGTGCCGTCGGAACCGGACGAGCGCCTGCGGCTGATCTTCACCTGCTGCCACCCGGCGCTCCCCCGGTCCGCGCAGGTCGCGCTGACGCTGCGCGTGGTGTGCGGGCTGACGACGGCGCAGATCGGGCGCGCGTTCCTGGTGCCGGAGACGACGGTGGCGCAGCGGATCACGCGGGCGAAGCGGAAGATCGCCGACGCCGGGATCCCGTACCGGCTACCGGTCGAGGCGGACCTCCGGGCGCGGACGGCCGAGGTGCTCACCGTCGTCTACCTCATGCTCAACGAGGGCTACCTGTCCTCAGGCGGCGAGGTCGCGTCACAGCGGCTGGTCGACGACGCCGAGTGGCTGGCGGCGCTGCTGCACGAGCTGCTGCCGGACGAGCCGGAGGTCGCCGGGCTGCTGGCGCTGATCCGGCTGCACCGCGCCCGGGCGGGCGGCCGCTTCTCCGCCGGCGGCGACCTCGTGCTGCTCGCCGACCAGGACCGGTCCCGCTGGGACCACGCGGCCATCGCCGACGCCGTCGACCTGCTGACCCGCACGGCCCGGCGCCGGCAGCCGGGGCCCTACCAGCTGCAGGCCGCGATCGTCGCCTGTCACGCCGAGGCGCCGCGGTGGGAGGACACCGACTGGGAGCAGATCGTGCTGCTGTACGACCTGCTGCTGGCGGTCGCGCCGTCGCCGGTGACGCGTCTGCACCGGGCGGTGGCGCTGCGGTACGTGGCCGGGCCCGAGGCGGCGTTGGCCGAGCTGGACGGCGAGCCGGCCGGGCGGCTCGACGCGTACCACCTGTGGCACGCGACCAGGGCCGACCTGCTGCGCGACCTCGGCCGACCGGCTGAGGCTCGGGCGGCGGACGAGCGCGCCCTGCGTCTCACCAGCAACCCGGCCGAGCAGGCGATCCTGCACGAGCGGCTGCGCTGGGAGCCCTGACCCGCTCAGCCAGTGCGATAGAACTCCGCCAGCTTCGGCGCCAGCAGCGCGGGATCGGCGACGTGGCCGGCGATCTCGACGGTGAGCCGCCGGGCGTCCGGAAGCGCGTCTGCCGCGGCGTCTGCGGCCGCACCGAAGAAGTCGACCGGCAGCCCGGCCGAGTGCGGGTCCACCGTCGCGCCGGTCGACAGCAGCACCGGCTGCGCGACCTGCGCCAGCCGGTCCGCGGGCGGCGGGCCGTCGCCCAGGCAGGCGGCGTCGTAGCGCAGCGTCGGCGCGAGGTCGAGCAGCGCGGGCCAGACCGGCGCCGCCTCGGCCCCGGCAATGTCCTCGTCCGACGACCCGGCCAGCCGCATGAACAGCCGCAACGCCTCGTCGCGGTCCCCTGCATCGAGGGCGCGGCCGAGGTCGGTGACGTACTGGCGCCAGGCCGCGACCATCGGCTCGGTCAGCAGGTACGGGACCTCGTGCACGGCGATCCGGCCCACCGGCAGCCCCGCGGCCGCCGCCTCCAACACCAGCGCCCCGCCCGACGACGCGCCGAACAGGTGCGCCGGACGGCGGGTCGCGTCGATGACCGCGGCGAGGTCCTCGATCTCCCGCTCGACGGCGTACGGCTGCGTGTCGCCGCTGTCGCCCCGGCCGCGGCGCCGGTAGTTGACGACGGCGAACCCGGCGCCCGCGAGGTGCTCGCCCAGCGGCACGTTCTCGCTGCCGTCGTCGAGCCCGCCGCCGACGAGCACCACGGTGTCGCCGTCGTCGCTCAGCCGGTCGTACCCGATGCTGGTGCCGTCGGCCGATCTCACATGTGGCATGGATCCTCCCTGGGTCGCACGTTGCGCCCAATCTAGGTCGCTGCTTGTGCGCGAACTGACGACGGCCGGTAGGGGTCGAGGGCGAGTTGCTACTGCTATAGCGGTAGTAACCCCGCCCTCAGCGACGGCGGACTCGCACTTTCGTCGAGTACCAGACACGCCTCACCCATGACTCCTCGAGATTCTGAAACTTCGAGGGCGACGGGCGGCCGGCAGGCCATCTGTTACCCAGGGACGGAGTGTCGCCGCTGCGGTCGTACTGCCACCGATCGGACCAACGCGCGTAATCCTCGTCGTGGATCGAGACTCTCAAGCGGCCGCCTCGCATGGAACGCTTCAATAGCGTACGAATCTCCCCCAGGGCCTCAGCCGCGTGATGGATGCCTCGTTCATTGACGAAACGGCCGCTTCGGAACGGCTCAAGATCGAGCACGTAGCGAAGCGGCTCCTGCCCCTTCCCGCGATAATCCGAGAACTGCACGCACACGTCGAAGCGCCAAGGGAGCTCGGGATCCTTGTTCCGTTGAATGGCCGAATCGAAGATTCGGGCCAGGCGCATGCGCGGAGGCATGGTTGGTATCCCATTGACCAGCAGGTAAGAGCCCTCGAGCCTCGTGTCGTGCAACGAGGATGTCAGGGGCGAGTCGCGACGGTTCCGACCGCGGACCATTGCGACGCACCCCAGTTCTGCACCCGTGCCTCCATCCGTCCGGATGAGAGTACGGACAGGCACCGACACTGTGGGCGTCGTCAGGAGGGAGTTTCACCCGCTATAGCGCGGACAACTCCCTCCCGACGCGACCAGCCGGTCAGCGGGTCAGCAACCGGCGGGTGGTCTCGAGGCCCCAGTCGTCCAGGCCGAGCAGGCGGTCGCTGCTCACGACGGCGCCGCCGACCTTCTCGACGTGCGCGGCCCAGGTCTCGCGGTTCTCGACCTTCGGCCCGACGATGAGGCAGTCGGGGTCGTTGGCGAAGAATACGCCGTTCATGAACTGCCGCCCGTCGGCCGACAGCACCGCGGCCTGCTGGCTCGGCGAGCACATGTCGCCGTCGCCGGGCTCGAGGGTGTGGCCGGTGTCGGCGCTGACGCGGATCGAGTCGACCAGGCCGACCGAGGGCAGGACCGGCGCCCCGCAGCCGAGGATGTGCGCCGACGGACCCACGGCCGACCGGATCAGCCGCAACCCGTCCCGGTACGCCGTCACCGGATCGACTCCCGAGTAACGCGAGCCCGGGATCGCCCCGGCCGCGATGAAGTCGATCTTGAAGTAGTCGATCCCCCACTCGGCGAAGGTGGAGAACACCGAGCTCATCCACTCCGCCGCGCCGGGGTGCGACAGGTCGAGCGAGTACAGGTCCTGGTTCCAGTTGTTGCCGGCGTGCAACAGGCCGCCGTGCGGGTGCCGCAGCAGCCAGTCCGGGTGCTCGTCGGCCAGCCGCGACCGCGCGCCGGCGAAGAACGGCGCCAGCCAGATGCCGGCCCGGCGGCCCTCGCCGCGGATCTTCTCGACCAGGCCACGGAGATCGGTGAAGGTCGACGACGGCGTCAGCCAGTCGCCGATCTCGGCGGAGTAGCCGTCGTCGATCTGCACGACGTCGATCGGCAGGTCGAGCGTGCGCATGGCCCCGAGGTTCTCGACGACGTCGGTCTCGCGGACGTCGCCCCAGTACTCGTACCAGGAGCACCAGGCGGTCGGCGCGGGGCGAGCAGGCGCTAGACCGGCCCCCTCCACGGCACCGACAGCCCACGACCGCAGGGCCTCCTGAACCGACGACCCGGGCACGACGGTGACGGCCACCGGCCCGTCCGCCCCCACCACGACCGAGCCGCCAGGGTCAGCGACCGCCTGCAGCCGCACCCCCGTCGTGAACGGGTCGGCCGCGGCCACGACGTGCACGGCACCAGAACCGTCGGCCACCGCCAGCACGCCCTCGCTGAAGTAACCCTCGCGGCCGGGGTGCGACGCCTGCCGGTAGTTGAGCATCCGGTTGCGCTCGGACGTGGGCCGGTGCGGCCGGGTGCCGAGTGGGTAGGCGGTGGTCGGGCTGAAGGACTGCCAGCCGTGCTCGAACACCTCGGCCCCCGAGGAGGAAGCGGTCAGCTCGTGCACGACGTCGAAACCGGGAGAGAGAGACATAGACAGAGCTTTCAGAGAGGGGCCGTCAGGCCTTGATTCCGGACATCGCGATGCCGCGGATGAACTGTTTCTGCAGCAGGACGAAGACCAGCACCATCGGCAGGATCGTCAGCAGCGAGCCCGCCATCAGGACGGGATAGTCGGTGCCCTGGGCGCCCTGCAGGGTGGCCAGGCCGACCGGCAGCGTCATCCGGTCCGGGATGGTGTTGACGATCAGCGGCCAGAGCAGGTCGTTCCAGGAGAACAGCGAGGTGAGGATGGTCAGGGCGGCCAGCGCCGGCCGGCACAGCGGCAGGATGATCCGCAGATAGATCTGCCAGGGGTTGGCCCCGTCGATCTTCGCGGCCTCGTCCAGCTCGGGCGGCAGCGTCCGCATGAACTGGTACAGCACGAACACGCCGAACGCGCTGAACGCACCGGGCAGCGCCAGCGCCTGGACCGAGTTCAGCCAGCCCATCGTCCGGATCACCTCGTACTGCGGGATCACGAACAGCTGCGGCGGCACCATCAGCACCACCAGGAAGCAGGCCAGCAGCGGCCCGCGGAAGCGGAAGCGCAGCCGCGCGAACACGTACGCCGCCAGCGACGCGATCAGCAGTTGGGCGACGACGCGCAGCACCAGCGCGAGCACACTGTTCACGGCCATCGAGCCGACGGGCACGACGTCGAAGAACTCGGAGTAGTTCGACCACTGCGGCGACGACGGCAGCACCGTCAGCGGGATCCGGGTCGACTCCCCCAGCGTCTTCAGCGACGTCAGGAACTGCCAGAGGAACGGCGACACCATGAGCAGCGCGCCGGCCATCAGCACGACGTGCGTCACCAGGTGACGGGAAGAACGCGCAGACTCACGCATAGGTCACCCACCGTCGCTGCAGGCGGAACTGCACGGCCGTCACCGCGAGCGTCACCACCAGGGTGACCAGCGCGATCACCGCGCCGAGCGGGCGGTCGTTGCGCACGAACGCCTCCTCGTAGAACAGGTAGACGATCGTCTTGGAGTCGGCCAGCGCCGGGTTCGTGCGGCCGAGCATGATGAACAGCAGGTCGAACATCTGCAGCGACCCGATCACGCTCAGCACCGACACCAGGAAGATCGACGGGGTCAGCAGCGGCACCGTCACGGAGAAGAACCGCCGGATCGGCCCGGCGCCGTCGAGCATCGCCGCCTCCTCCAGTGTCTCCGGCACGGCCTCGAGCCCGGCCGCCAGAATGATCAGGTTGGTGCCCAGCGCCATCCAGATGCCGACGACGGCGACGGCGTACAGCGCGGTGTCGGGGTCGGCCACCCAGGCCCTCGTCGGCCCGCCGACGGAGTCGAGCACCTCGTTGAGCAGGCCGAAGTCGCCGTTGTAGATGTAGCGCCAGACCATCGCGACGGCCACGGGCATGGTCACGACGGGGACGAAGTACAGCGTGCGGTAGAACGACCGGCCGCGCAGGCCCTTCTGGTGCAGCAGGGCGGCGATCACCATGGCGAGCGGCACGCCCAGCAGCACGATCGCCGCGTACACCAGCGTGTTGACCAGCGCCCGCCAGACGTCGTCGCCCTCGAACAGCTGCCGCCAGTTGTCGAACCCCGTGACCGTGTAGCCGGTGAACGCCGTCCCCTCGGAGAGGCTGAGCAGCACAGTCCGCAGCAGCGGCCACAGGTAGAAGATCACCAGGCCGGCGAACGGCACCGCGAGCAGGATCGCCGCCCACGCGTTGTCCGGGTGCCGGTTCGGCCGGCGGCGGCCGCCCGGCGGGGCCGGCGGCGCGGGTGGCGCCGCCGAGCCCTTCGTCTGGGTGACGGTCATCAGAGCGTCAGTTCTCCTGCGCCAGTGCCTCGTTCATGGCCCCGGCGAGACCCGCGGCCGCCTCCTCGACGGTCTGCTCACCGGTCCAGGCCGGGGTCAGGAACTCGCCCTCGCGGCTGGCCCAGGCGTCGGTGTTGCGCGACACCGGGAGCACGACGCCGTTCTCGGCCTGGTCGAGGAACGCCTGCAGGTTGAACTGCGGGAACGCGTCGACGAAGGCCTGCTGGGTGCCGTCGTAGGAGCCGATGACGGTGCCGGTCTCGCTGGAGATCTGCGAGGCCTCCTCACCGCTGAGGAAGACGGCGAGCCGGGCGGCCTCCTCGGGGTGCTCGGTCGAGGCGAGGGCCACGTTGCCGATGCCGTTGATGATGGTCGCCTCCTGGGCGCCGCCCGGCAGCTCGGTGACGTCGAAGTTCTCCGACGAGTACGGGTCGTTCGCGAACCGGATCGCGTAGAACGAGCCCGTGGTCAGCATGGCGAGCCGGCCGGACATGAACTGGGCGACCGACTCGGTGTCGGCGAACGACTCCAGCGTGGGCGACACGTGGTGCACGTTGATCATGTCGGTCCAGAACTTGATGCCCTCGATCGCCTCGGGGCTGTCGTAGCCCGACGTGGTGCCGTCCTCGGAGATCACCTCGCCGCCGGCCTGGTAGATCGTGTTGTAGTACGTGGCCTGCGGGTCCATGGGCGCGCCGATGCCGTAGACGCTGCCGTCGGGCTTGGTCAGTGCCTTCGCGTTGGTGATGACGTCGTCCCAGGTCCAGTCCGGCGTCGGGTAGGCCAGGCCGGCCTCGTCGAACAGCGCCTTGTTGTACCAGAGGCCGATGGTGTCGAAGTCCTTGGGCAGCGCGTAGGTGGTG
This genomic window contains:
- a CDS encoding right-handed parallel beta-helix repeat-containing protein, producing MRNRLRPAGLLVLLLLVTACSSDGDGDGDGGGSPDATPTDGGAELVRVPADAATIAAAVDAVAPGGMVLIDAGTYPEAVVVDKTDVTIRGADRNAVVVDGEGERSIGILGIADGVRVQNLTTTRYTLAGVLISGVHDASGTVPGDGYSSAAPEEELLQRYEVRNVTSTNNGLYGIYAFHSQHGAIIDSYASGGADSGLYLGQCVDCDAVVTGNVAERNAVGFENANASGGVLITGNRFAGNRVGMTLTSDYQEAFVPQQGNVVVGNVISDNTQADSPAHAEGGFGVGIGISGGQQNVVERNLIGGNTTAGALIGSAEDVPSLGNRFVSNLFSRNRVDIADVSTERAPSNGTCLEDNGFASVLPDVLGTAICPAGTADISGVTLTDVPAAPPGVPFLDVTPPGPQPGLDGDLTVVPEPLPDTPERPDAAAIAVPDPALLADRSAL
- a CDS encoding VOC family protein, with protein sequence MSVQPTPAHYRRVTPCLVVDGAAKALEFYAEVFGATERMRFPGPGDSVAHAEIEIGDSVLIVEDASPMMGTEAPPAGGLPGSPSFLFLYVADVDAVVARAVELGATLKRAPEDQFYGDRDGFVVDPFGHGWTIATHVEDVEPEELGRRLAALQGA
- a CDS encoding YciI family protein, encoding MKYVLLFVDTEQFHADLQAMTPDDRARAFGLVDAWVAEHRGVIRGGNKLQDAHTATTVRLDGPEPVVTDGPFVEGKEVVSGYFEIEVADLDEALRMAKSWPGCPVIEIRPLES
- a CDS encoding RNA polymerase sigma factor; translation: MTAAGPARDEAAYDELARTVREHAGRLATALVRLIGDFGAAEDLVQDAVVEALRRWPVDGIPDRPDAWLFTVARRRGLDVLRREARYREKLAQVQWPVPSEPDERLRLIFTCCHPALPRSAQVALTLRVVCGLTTAQIGRAFLVPETTVAQRITRAKRKIADAGIPYRLPVEADLRARTAEVLTVVYLMLNEGYLSSGGEVASQRLVDDAEWLAALLHELLPDEPEVAGLLALIRLHRARAGGRFSAGGDLVLLADQDRSRWDHAAIADAVDLLTRTARRRQPGPYQLQAAIVACHAEAPRWEDTDWEQIVLLYDLLLAVAPSPVTRLHRAVALRYVAGPEAALAELDGEPAGRLDAYHLWHATRADLLRDLGRPAEARAADERALRLTSNPAEQAILHERLRWEP
- a CDS encoding alpha/beta hydrolase — its product is MPHVRSADGTSIGYDRLSDDGDTVVLVGGGLDDGSENVPLGEHLAGAGFAVVNYRRRGRGDSGDTQPYAVEREIEDLAAVIDATRRPAHLFGASSGGALVLEAAAAGLPVGRIAVHEVPYLLTEPMVAAWRQYVTDLGRALDAGDRDEALRLFMRLAGSSDEDIAGAEAAPVWPALLDLAPTLRYDAACLGDGPPPADRLAQVAQPVLLSTGATVDPHSAGLPVDFFGAAADAAADALPDARRLTVEIAGHVADPALLAPKLAEFYRTG
- a CDS encoding glycoside hydrolase family 36 protein; translated protein: MSLSPGFDVVHELTASSSGAEVFEHGWQSFSPTTAYPLGTRPHRPTSERNRMLNYRQASHPGREGYFSEGVLAVADGSGAVHVVAAADPFTTGVRLQAVADPGGSVVVGADGPVAVTVVPGSSVQEALRSWAVGAVEGAGLAPARPAPTAWCSWYEYWGDVRETDVVENLGAMRTLDLPIDVVQIDDGYSAEIGDWLTPSSTFTDLRGLVEKIRGEGRRAGIWLAPFFAGARSRLADEHPDWLLRHPHGGLLHAGNNWNQDLYSLDLSHPGAAEWMSSVFSTFAEWGIDYFKIDFIAAGAIPGSRYSGVDPVTAYRDGLRLIRSAVGPSAHILGCGAPVLPSVGLVDSIRVSADTGHTLEPGDGDMCSPSQQAAVLSADGRQFMNGVFFANDPDCLIVGPKVENRETWAAHVEKVGGAVVSSDRLLGLDDWGLETTRRLLTR
- a CDS encoding ABC transporter permease subunit translates to MTHVVLMAGALLMVSPFLWQFLTSLKTLGESTRIPLTVLPSSPQWSNYSEFFDVVPVGSMAVNSVLALVLRVVAQLLIASLAAYVFARLRFRFRGPLLACFLVVLMVPPQLFVIPQYEVIRTMGWLNSVQALALPGAFSAFGVFVLYQFMRTLPPELDEAAKIDGANPWQIYLRIILPLCRPALAALTILTSLFSWNDLLWPLIVNTIPDRMTLPVGLATLQGAQGTDYPVLMAGSLLTILPMVLVFVLLQKQFIRGIAMSGIKA
- a CDS encoding carbohydrate ABC transporter permease, with product MTVTQTKGSAAPPAPPAPPGGRRRPNRHPDNAWAAILLAVPFAGLVIFYLWPLLRTVLLSLSEGTAFTGYTVTGFDNWRQLFEGDDVWRALVNTLVYAAIVLLGVPLAMVIAALLHQKGLRGRSFYRTLYFVPVVTMPVAVAMVWRYIYNGDFGLLNEVLDSVGGPTRAWVADPDTALYAVAVVGIWMALGTNLIILAAGLEAVPETLEEAAMLDGAGPIRRFFSVTVPLLTPSIFLVSVLSVIGSLQMFDLLFIMLGRTNPALADSKTIVYLFYEEAFVRNDRPLGAVIALVTLVVTLAVTAVQFRLQRRWVTYA
- a CDS encoding ABC transporter substrate-binding protein, whose amino-acid sequence is MKSTKTLLGLMAAAAVLTLVACGDNGASAGGSDDGDGGDSAEEVNLTFATFSPDQESAIREVLDVFEEQNPGVSVEIQIIPWTDYWSTLQTSTAGGTGPDVAWMLGAKIGQYIDGGVLLPLDDAFEESGLDIEKYPEQLVDLFVDDGTTYALPKDFDTIGLWYNKALFDEAGLAYPTPDWTWDDVITNAKALTKPDGSVYGIGAPMDPQATYYNTIYQAGGEVISEDGTTSGYDSPEAIEGIKFWTDMINVHHVSPTLESFADTESVAQFMSGRLAMLTTGSFYAIRFANDPYSSENFDVTELPGGAQEATIINGIGNVALASTEHPEEAARLAVFLSGEEASQISSETGTVIGSYDGTQQAFVDAFPQFNLQAFLDQAENGVVLPVSRNTDAWASREGEFLTPAWTGEQTVEEAAAGLAGAMNEALAQEN